The Pirellulales bacterium genomic interval AACTCGGCCGGGACCTTGGCCGTCTTGAGCGCCAAGCCGTAGGCATACGCGTTCTCGACGTGAATCGGATCGTCCTGCGTCATGATGACGAACGCCGGGGGCGTATGGCTCGTGACCTTGATCTCGGGGGCCAGCTTCGCGCTATCGTCTTTCGCCGTTAGATATGCCGGATAGATGAGGATCGTGAAATCGGGGCGGCAACTTTCGTTGTCCGCGTCGTCGACGGCGGGATAGGTGCGCGAGTCAAAGCTGTTGCTGGCCGCAGCCGCCAGATGCCCGCCGGCCGAGAAGCCGAGGATGCCGATCCGCTTGGGATCGATTCCCCACTCCTTCGCGCGGCTGCGGACGATTCCGACGGCACGCTGTGCGTCTTGAAGCGAAGCGGTGTAGCGCTCGCCGCCGCGCCCCGGCACGCGATACTTGAGCAGCACGCCGGTCACGCCGATCGAATTGAGCCATTCACAGACCTCGCTGCCCTCGAGATTGTATGCCAAAATGTTGTATCCGCCGCCGGGGCAAACGATCACGGCGGCGCCGGTGTCTTTATCGGCGGCCGGGCGAAAGAGCGTGATGGTCGGCTTGCTGACGTTAGTCAGACGAATG includes:
- a CDS encoding alpha/beta hydrolase — encoded protein: IRLTNVSKPTITLFRPAADKDTGAAVIVCPGGGYNILAYNLEGSEVCEWLNSIGVTGVLLKYRVPGRGGERYTASLQDAQRAVGIVRSRAKEWGIDPKRIGILGFSAGGHLAAAASNSFDSRTYPAVDDADNESCRPDFTILIYPAYLTAKDDSAKLAPEIKVTSHTPPAFVIMTQDDPIHVENAYAYGLALKTAKVPAELHIYPSGGHGYGLRPSPNAVSHWPDRAAEWLKAQGWLKGK